One segment of Thermodesulfovibrio sp. 3907-1M DNA contains the following:
- a CDS encoding chemotaxis response regulator CheY — protein MFNFKIKVLVVDDFPTMRRIIKNLLKQLGFENIEEAENGEDALRKLKSGDYGLVVSDWNMPVMEGIELLKHIRSDPQLKDIPFLMVTAEAEKERVIEAIKAGVDNYIVKPFTGEVLKEKLEKIAQKKPSLKGGQ, from the coding sequence ATGTTTAACTTTAAAATAAAAGTTCTGGTAGTGGATGATTTCCCAACCATGAGAAGAATTATAAAAAATCTTTTAAAACAGCTTGGATTTGAAAACATAGAAGAGGCAGAAAATGGAGAAGATGCTTTAAGAAAGTTAAAAAGTGGTGATTATGGTCTTGTGGTTTCGGACTGGAACATGCCTGTAATGGAAGGGATAGAACTTTTAAAACACATAAGAAGTGACCCTCAACTTAAGGATATACCATTTCTCATGGTTACGGCAGAGGCAGAAAAGGAGAGGGTCATTGAGGCAATTAAAGCAGGCGTTGACAACTACATAGTAAAACCCTTTACAGGAGAGGTTCTTAAAGAAAAGCTTGAAAAAATCGCCCAGAAAAAACCGTCTCTTAAAGGAGGGCAATGA
- a CDS encoding response regulator, which produces MKILVVDDDKTTRKMISLILKSKGYEVVTAENGLEALQKLGLEKINLILTDMNMPYMDGIELTKQVKANPDFSYIPVVMITTEADEDEKKRAFEAGVDDYLVKPTNAEQITESMKKIVKKIFSK; this is translated from the coding sequence ATGAAGATTCTTGTAGTGGATGACGATAAAACAACAAGGAAAATGATTTCTTTAATACTGAAAAGCAAAGGATATGAAGTGGTTACTGCTGAAAATGGCCTTGAGGCATTACAGAAACTCGGACTTGAGAAAATAAATTTAATTCTTACAGATATGAATATGCCATATATGGATGGAATAGAGCTAACAAAACAGGTAAAAGCAAATCCTGATTTTTCTTATATTCCTGTGGTTATGATAACAACAGAAGCTGATGAAGATGAAAAAAAGAGAGCCTTTGAAGCAGGCGTGGATGACTATCTTGTAAAGCCCACAAATGCTGAACAGATTACAGAGAGCATGAAAAAAATAGTAAAAAAAATTTTTAGTAAGTGA
- a CDS encoding protein-glutamate O-methyltransferase CheR translates to MITQTTSSSTTINDEVFKQLRDFIYEKTGIYVPDNKKYFLENRLSRILKEKNLRNFEDYLYFLKYSANKHEIARLFDAVTTNETFFFREPQQFEVFSNNLIPQIIKENTQMGRRDIKIWSAACSTGEEPYTIAMILLDKPELVSFRKEIYASDISESVLISARKGMYGSYSVRNVPPQYMAKYFKDSGGIYVLSETVKSIVKFMNINLIEEREVKQLKGMDVVFCRNVLIYFDDKAKKKAVSLIYDVLRPKGYLFVGTSESLHNITRAFRPVVISKVVVYQKV, encoded by the coding sequence ATGATAACTCAGACTACTTCCTCTTCTACAACAATAAATGATGAAGTTTTTAAACAACTGAGGGATTTTATTTATGAAAAGACAGGAATATATGTGCCTGATAATAAAAAATACTTTCTTGAAAACAGGCTGAGCAGAATTTTAAAGGAAAAAAATCTGCGTAATTTTGAAGACTATCTTTATTTCTTAAAATACAGCGCAAATAAACATGAGATAGCAAGGCTTTTTGATGCGGTCACAACAAATGAGACTTTTTTCTTCAGAGAACCTCAACAGTTTGAAGTATTTTCAAATAATCTTATTCCCCAGATCATTAAAGAGAATACTCAGATGGGAAGAAGGGATATAAAAATATGGTCTGCTGCATGTTCAACAGGAGAAGAACCATATACAATTGCAATGATACTGCTTGACAAACCTGAGTTAGTCTCTTTCAGAAAAGAGATATATGCATCTGATATAAGTGAGTCAGTTTTAATCTCTGCAAGAAAAGGTATGTATGGCTCTTATTCTGTAAGAAATGTTCCACCACAGTATATGGCAAAGTATTTTAAAGACTCAGGTGGTATTTATGTTCTTTCTGAAACAGTAAAGTCAATTGTAAAATTTATGAACATTAATCTTATAGAAGAAAGAGAAGTCAAGCAGCTTAAAGGCATGGATGTGGTATTTTGCAGAAATGTTTTAATATATTTTGATGACAAAGCAAAAAAGAAAGCAGTTTCTCTTATTTATGATGTTTTGCGTCCAAAGGGCTATCTTTTTGTTGGAACCTCAGAGAGTCTACACAACATAACAAGAGCATTTCGTCCTGTTGTTATTAGTAAAGTTGTTGTATATCAAAAAGTTTAG
- a CDS encoding HEAT repeat domain-containing protein, producing MKNIKQIVFKLLNDPEPSVRRQAAEELGSADERAVYPLIKALKDENTAVQEAATQSLISLGSGNRFLINSGEVVTYMVIPLLREEEAYLRNTAILIIKEIGHRAPQLIYKLLKDKDPDIRKFALDLISDIKKGFDGEKIIPLLKDPNGNVRAAAAHALGELGYKEAISALIENLQDEEWVVFYVLQALAQLKAEEAVDKIGELLLSTDSLLIKSEAIDTLGKIGTEKVSQPLLKYFPVATKDEKKEIVKALIRIGIIPDGQEIKEEVLSIFKEEEWEDRLIALKGVKLLNLVEAVPLIVEEAGALDPGCFDYEEKIEALGEALLSIDSEDELISMIEKNKLKYRAKAFVIKLLGKLRSKKAVPILIRLLEDIKRDIRIASAKALGEIGSTQAIKPLIKKINEDQDANVRKAAIEALGMIRVPEAYEPLYHLLEREAYPDIIEAIVSALISIDQERFLKNLKSYKKEVKQALAGMTYSIDILDMLSKCEDREVQKAAIYGLGRVATEEAIAKILEFIRSDDKELKKAAILALGEASFCSDVLFQCLEDEDPWIRYYAVKSISKACDPEILMEKLIPCLDDPFPPVVIAAVEALGEIGGAQVYDILASKREHPDREVKEKIEEVLQKI from the coding sequence ATGAAAAATATAAAGCAGATAGTTTTTAAACTACTCAATGATCCTGAACCATCAGTTCGCAGACAGGCAGCAGAAGAGCTTGGCAGTGCAGATGAGAGAGCAGTTTATCCATTAATCAAGGCATTAAAAGATGAAAATACAGCAGTTCAGGAAGCAGCAACTCAGTCTCTAATCTCTCTTGGTAGTGGAAACAGATTCTTAATAAATTCAGGAGAAGTTGTTACTTACATGGTCATTCCTTTATTAAGAGAAGAAGAGGCATATTTAAGGAATACTGCTATTTTAATAATTAAAGAAATTGGGCACAGAGCACCACAGCTTATTTACAAACTTCTTAAGGATAAAGACCCTGACATAAGAAAGTTTGCTCTTGATTTGATTTCAGACATAAAAAAAGGATTTGATGGTGAAAAAATTATTCCTCTGCTTAAAGATCCTAATGGAAATGTTAGGGCTGCAGCTGCCCATGCACTGGGAGAACTCGGATATAAAGAGGCTATTTCTGCATTAATAGAAAATCTGCAGGATGAAGAATGGGTTGTCTTTTATGTTTTACAGGCTCTTGCTCAACTCAAGGCAGAAGAGGCTGTGGATAAAATTGGTGAGCTTCTTTTAAGTACAGACTCACTCTTAATTAAATCAGAAGCAATTGATACTCTCGGGAAAATAGGAACTGAAAAGGTTTCACAGCCTCTTTTAAAGTATTTTCCTGTTGCCACAAAAGATGAAAAGAAAGAGATTGTAAAAGCTTTAATAAGAATAGGAATAATTCCTGATGGACAGGAAATAAAAGAAGAAGTTCTTTCAATTTTTAAAGAAGAAGAATGGGAGGATAGGCTTATAGCTCTGAAAGGAGTGAAACTACTAAATCTTGTAGAGGCTGTTCCATTAATTGTGGAAGAAGCTGGAGCTCTTGACCCAGGATGTTTTGATTATGAAGAAAAAATAGAGGCTTTAGGGGAAGCTTTGCTTTCAATAGACTCAGAAGATGAACTCATCTCAATGATTGAAAAAAACAAACTTAAGTATAGAGCAAAAGCTTTTGTTATAAAACTGCTTGGTAAATTAAGGAGTAAAAAAGCTGTCCCGATTCTCATAAGACTTCTTGAAGACATAAAAAGGGATATAAGAATAGCATCTGCAAAGGCACTTGGCGAAATTGGAAGCACACAAGCAATTAAGCCTCTTATTAAAAAAATCAATGAAGATCAGGACGCAAATGTGAGAAAGGCAGCGATAGAAGCTCTTGGAATGATAAGAGTTCCAGAAGCCTATGAGCCTCTTTATCATTTGCTTGAAAGAGAAGCATATCCAGACATTATTGAAGCAATTGTCTCAGCTCTTATATCAATTGATCAGGAGAGATTTTTAAAAAATTTAAAGTCTTATAAAAAAGAAGTAAAGCAGGCTCTGGCAGGAATGACTTATTCAATAGATATTTTAGATATGCTTTCTAAGTGTGAAGACAGGGAAGTGCAAAAAGCAGCCATATATGGACTTGGCAGAGTTGCTACAGAAGAAGCTATAGCCAAAATTCTTGAATTTATTAGGTCTGATGATAAGGAGCTAAAAAAAGCAGCTATTTTAGCTCTTGGAGAAGCCAGCTTCTGTTCTGATGTATTGTTTCAATGTCTTGAAGATGAAGACCCATGGATAAGATACTATGCTGTAAAATCAATCAGTAAAGCCTGTGACCCAGAAATTTTAATGGAAAAACTAATCCCATGCTTGGACGATCCATTCCCTCCTGTTGTAATTGCTGCAGTTGAGGCTTTAGGAGAAATAGGTGGTGCTCAGGTTTATGACATTCTTGCCTCTAAAAGAGAGCATCCTGACAGGGAAGTTAAAGAAAAAATAGAGGAGGTTTTGCAGAAAATATGA
- a CDS encoding FliA/WhiG family RNA polymerase sigma factor, whose product MFYSDDEKEKLIKQFLPKIKHLALRYHHIVQSVLELDDLISAGVKGLLEALNKYDPSLNVPLSSFIEYRIRGAILDEIRSLDVFSKEFRKKVEDVKKTWKNLRQSGREPTDEEIAASLDITPQQLQEIYQSITASDVISLDNSLISQNGDRLNLLEVISDEKDIFEEINLREVKERLSAAIESLSEIEKLVISLYYYEELNMKEIAQILGVSLSRVSQIHGKSLLKLKNFLEK is encoded by the coding sequence ATGTTTTATTCTGACGATGAAAAAGAAAAACTTATTAAACAGTTTTTGCCAAAAATAAAGCACCTTGCTTTAAGATACCATCATATTGTTCAGTCTGTTCTTGAACTGGATGATTTAATCTCTGCTGGAGTAAAGGGATTGCTTGAGGCGTTAAATAAATACGATCCTTCCTTAAATGTCCCCCTTTCTTCTTTTATAGAATATAGAATAAGAGGAGCTATCCTTGATGAAATTCGCTCTCTTGATGTTTTTTCAAAGGAATTTCGGAAAAAAGTAGAAGATGTAAAAAAAACATGGAAAAATCTTAGACAATCTGGCAGAGAACCAACAGATGAAGAAATTGCAGCTTCTTTAGATATTACTCCTCAGCAGTTACAGGAGATTTATCAGAGTATAACAGCTTCTGATGTGATAAGTCTGGATAATTCTTTAATCAGTCAAAACGGAGACAGATTAAATCTTCTTGAAGTTATATCTGATGAAAAGGATATTTTTGAAGAGATAAATCTTCGTGAAGTTAAAGAAAGGCTTTCTGCTGCTATTGAGAGTCTGTCAGAAATTGAAAAACTTGTTATCTCCCTTTATTATTATGAAGAATTAAACATGAAAGAAATTGCACAGATTCTTGGAGTTTCTCTGTCAAGAGTGAGTCAGATTCACGGAAAGTCACTGTTAAAATTGAAAAATTTTCTTGAAAAATAA
- a CDS encoding MinD/ParA family protein, with translation MKPNIPRIVAVSSGKGGVGKTNFVTNIALVFRSMQKRVLLMDADVGLSNIDIMFGIAPKYNIKHLLSGEKSMKDIIVKTPEGIDIIPASSGIRELTQLTYGHKMRIIEELENIDKDYDIFLIDTGAGISDNVTFFCSAAHDTIVIVTAEPTSIADAYALIKVLYREHGEMNFRIVVNNTKNHREAKETFRKLSMVTERFLGISIDWLGELPYDEKIREAVVAQKPYITLYPTSDFSKKLTEIAKQFLKREVDLLKGGMQFFLKKALIK, from the coding sequence GTGAAACCTAATATCCCAAGAATTGTGGCTGTTTCAAGCGGTAAAGGAGGTGTGGGGAAAACCAACTTTGTAACAAACATTGCTCTGGTTTTCAGAAGCATGCAAAAGAGAGTGCTTCTTATGGATGCAGATGTTGGGTTAAGCAACATTGATATAATGTTTGGAATAGCACCAAAATATAATATCAAACATCTACTCTCAGGAGAAAAATCAATGAAAGATATAATTGTGAAAACTCCTGAAGGAATTGATATTATTCCTGCCAGTTCCGGAATAAGAGAGCTTACTCAGCTTACGTATGGTCATAAGATGAGAATTATTGAAGAGCTTGAAAATATTGATAAAGACTATGATATCTTTCTTATTGATACGGGAGCAGGAATTTCAGATAATGTAACTTTTTTCTGTTCTGCTGCTCATGACACAATTGTAATTGTTACTGCTGAGCCAACTTCAATTGCCGATGCCTATGCATTAATTAAGGTGCTTTATAGGGAACATGGAGAGATGAATTTTCGTATAGTTGTGAATAATACTAAAAATCATAGGGAGGCAAAGGAAACATTCAGAAAACTATCCATGGTTACTGAAAGATTTCTTGGTATATCCATTGACTGGCTTGGAGAACTTCCCTATGATGAGAAAATAAGAGAAGCTGTAGTTGCACAGAAACCTTACATAACCCTTTACCCAACATCTGATTTTTCAAAAAAACTTACAGAAATTGCAAAGCAGTTTCTGAAAAGAGAGGTTGACCTACTAAAAGGTGGAATGCAGTTTTTCCTTAAAAAGGCTTTAATTAAATAA
- the flhA gene encoding flagellar biosynthesis protein FlhA has translation MNYIRSDVLVAVGIILILIFMIVPIPPFMLDLSLTMSITLSILIILVASYVRRPLDFSVFPSVLLIATLMRLSLNIASTRLILTRGELGTEAAGKVIKAFGEFVVSGNFVVGLIVFLILVIINFIVITKGAGRIAEVSARFTLDAMPGKQMSIDADLNAGLIDEKEARRRREEISREADFYGAMDGASKFIRGDAIAAIIIMIINIIGGILIGVLQKGMAIGDAVQTYVILTIGDGLAAQVPALITSTAAGIVVSRAATESNLGQDILNQLFKNPKTLATASGVLLLLGLIPGLPHLPFIIIAVVSGAIAYLMITRERKEKEVLPAAPPEEKPPTMEAQLESLLRVDPISLEIGYNLIPLVEGESSLVERIRSLRKQIAMEMGYIVPSIHIKDNLMLKPSQYSILIKGVEIATSEIIPGRFLAIGARPSAELEGIPTKDPAFGVDALWIEQKDVSKAQMLGFTVVDASSVIVTHLREILKNYGYELLGKQETQRLLDNLAKTHPRVVDDLVPNLLTLSQVQKVLQNLLRERVSIKDLQTILESLAEYASVTKDPDILTEYVRQALSRRITKSVQNPDGTITAILLDPSLERTFIESLQTTPQGTIFAPDPVLVEKTIEKVKALADEATIKGYQPVLICSQAIRRFLKRAMERVAPSLPVVSPQEISSGVKILMLATVKPD, from the coding sequence ATGAATTACATAAGAAGTGATGTTTTAGTGGCAGTAGGCATAATTTTAATACTTATTTTCATGATTGTGCCAATTCCTCCGTTTATGCTTGATCTTTCTCTTACAATGAGCATAACCCTTTCAATCCTTATTATTCTTGTGGCATCCTATGTGAGAAGACCACTTGATTTTTCAGTATTTCCCTCTGTTTTGCTGATTGCTACCTTAATGAGGCTTTCTCTGAATATTGCATCAACCAGGCTTATTCTTACAAGGGGTGAACTCGGAACAGAAGCAGCAGGAAAGGTTATTAAAGCCTTTGGAGAGTTCGTTGTAAGCGGAAACTTTGTGGTTGGATTAATTGTCTTTTTAATTCTCGTAATCATTAACTTCATCGTGATTACAAAAGGTGCTGGAAGAATTGCAGAGGTTTCAGCCCGTTTTACCCTTGATGCAATGCCTGGTAAACAGATGAGCATAGATGCGGACCTTAATGCTGGACTTATTGACGAAAAGGAGGCAAGGCGTAGAAGAGAAGAGATAAGTAGAGAAGCAGACTTTTATGGAGCGATGGATGGTGCAAGTAAATTTATTCGTGGCGATGCTATTGCAGCGATAATTATTATGATTATAAACATCATTGGTGGAATTTTAATTGGAGTGCTACAGAAGGGAATGGCAATAGGAGATGCTGTTCAAACATATGTGATTCTTACAATTGGTGATGGACTGGCAGCTCAGGTCCCCGCACTTATTACATCAACTGCAGCAGGCATTGTGGTAAGTAGAGCAGCTACTGAGTCAAATCTCGGGCAGGATATCCTGAATCAACTTTTTAAAAATCCAAAAACTCTTGCCACAGCATCAGGAGTGCTTCTTTTGCTTGGATTAATTCCAGGTCTTCCCCATCTTCCTTTTATAATTATTGCAGTTGTTTCTGGTGCAATTGCGTATCTGATGATAACCAGAGAGAGGAAAGAAAAAGAGGTACTTCCAGCAGCTCCACCAGAGGAAAAACCTCCTACAATGGAAGCTCAGCTTGAAAGTCTTCTCAGAGTTGATCCAATTTCTCTTGAAATAGGATACAATCTTATTCCACTTGTTGAGGGAGAAAGCTCTCTTGTTGAAAGGATTCGCTCTCTGAGAAAACAGATTGCCATGGAGATGGGTTACATAGTTCCATCCATCCATATAAAAGACAATTTAATGCTTAAGCCTTCTCAATACAGTATTCTCATAAAAGGAGTTGAAATAGCCACATCAGAGATAATTCCTGGAAGATTTCTTGCAATCGGTGCCAGACCCTCTGCGGAACTTGAAGGAATTCCAACAAAGGACCCAGCTTTTGGAGTGGATGCTCTATGGATTGAACAAAAGGATGTTTCAAAGGCACAGATGCTTGGATTTACAGTTGTTGATGCATCATCTGTTATTGTTACTCATCTTAGAGAAATTCTTAAAAACTATGGTTATGAACTTCTTGGAAAACAGGAAACTCAGAGACTTCTTGATAATCTTGCAAAAACCCATCCAAGAGTGGTTGATGACCTCGTTCCTAATCTTTTAACTCTTTCGCAGGTTCAGAAAGTTCTTCAGAACCTTTTAAGAGAGAGAGTTTCAATAAAAGATTTACAGACTATACTTGAAAGCCTCGCAGAATACGCCAGTGTAACAAAGGATCCAGATATTTTAACAGAATATGTTAGACAGGCACTGTCAAGAAGAATAACAAAAAGTGTTCAGAATCCTGACGGCACAATAACTGCAATTTTACTTGATCCTTCCCTGGAAAGAACATTTATTGAGTCTTTGCAAACAACGCCTCAAGGCACAATTTTTGCTCCTGATCCGGTGTTAGTGGAAAAAACGATTGAAAAAGTAAAGGCATTGGCTGACGAAGCAACAATTAAGGGATATCAACCAGTCTTAATATGTTCACAGGCAATAAGAAGATTTTTAAAAAGGGCGATGGAAAGAGTTGCTCCTTCTTTACCTGTAGTATCGCCGCAGGAGATATCTTCAGGAGTAAAAATACTTATGCTTGCTACTGTAAAGCCTGACTAA
- the flhB gene encoding flagellar biosynthesis protein FlhB encodes MPEELQERTEQATPRRREKARQKGEVPRSRELTGIVSPWMIFLYFVFFGSFLIAAEEHLKLAFTRLNPDFTSSAILIIIKDEIKWFFLQFTPVGGFVLFGVLLVHFVQTGFLFTAAPLVPDISRISPLKGIKRMFSFTALFETIKGVLKLIALGAVIYFVLKKDVNILPLLIDMDVKGIAGVSFQKIYQLLLACLIMLTVFAGIDFAYQRWQYERNLRMTKQEIKEEFKETEGSPMVRARIRSLQREIARRRMMQEVPKADVVITNPLHIAVCIKYDSQSMDAPKVVAKGANILAERIKEIARAAGVPIYENKPLARALYKISVGEEIPEALYKAVATILATVYKLKGRKIA; translated from the coding sequence AGAACGAACAGAGCAGGCTACTCCACGAAGGAGAGAAAAGGCTCGTCAGAAAGGTGAAGTTCCCAGAAGCAGGGAACTTACAGGTATAGTGAGCCCCTGGATGATTTTTCTTTATTTTGTCTTCTTCGGTAGTTTTTTAATAGCAGCAGAAGAACACCTGAAACTGGCATTTACAAGACTGAATCCTGATTTTACGAGCAGTGCTATCCTTATCATAATAAAAGACGAGATAAAATGGTTTTTCCTTCAGTTTACTCCTGTTGGAGGATTTGTTCTTTTCGGTGTTTTGCTCGTTCACTTTGTTCAAACAGGCTTTCTTTTTACTGCTGCTCCATTAGTTCCTGACATTTCAAGAATAAGCCCCTTGAAGGGCATAAAAAGAATGTTTTCCTTTACTGCTTTATTTGAAACAATAAAGGGTGTTTTAAAACTGATAGCTCTTGGTGCTGTAATATACTTTGTTTTAAAAAAAGATGTCAATATCCTGCCACTCTTAATAGATATGGATGTAAAAGGTATTGCAGGAGTCTCATTCCAGAAGATTTATCAGCTTTTGCTTGCATGCCTTATAATGCTTACAGTTTTTGCAGGTATAGATTTTGCTTATCAAAGATGGCAGTATGAGAGAAATCTGAGAATGACCAAGCAGGAAATAAAGGAAGAGTTTAAGGAAACAGAGGGTTCACCAATGGTAAGAGCAAGAATAAGAAGTCTGCAGAGAGAAATTGCAAGAAGAAGAATGATGCAGGAAGTTCCAAAGGCAGATGTGGTAATAACAAACCCTCTTCATATTGCTGTATGCATAAAGTATGACTCTCAAAGCATGGATGCTCCAAAAGTTGTCGCAAAGGGAGCAAACATTCTTGCCGAAAGAATAAAAGAGATTGCAAGAGCAGCAGGTGTACCAATTTATGAGAATAAACCGCTGGCAAGAGCATTGTATAAAATTTCCGTGGGAGAAGAAATTCCTGAAGCGCTTTATAAGGCAGTTGCTACCATTTTAGCGACAGTTTATAAGCTTAAAGGAAGAAAGATTGCATGA